A section of the Desulfotignum phosphitoxidans DSM 13687 genome encodes:
- a CDS encoding SurA N-terminal domain-containing protein: MLRYLRENSGNWIIKIFLGIIVVVFVFLGVGSMNSGRDDSVASVNDTPITVEEFQLAYKNLVEQMRNRFQDNLTDDLLKALNVKQQALNTLIEEKLMAEQADAFDIRVTDSELQESILNMEVFHKDGRFDMELYKRLLGLNSLTPEMFEQLQRAQLRTQKLQDMIVSAVSVSDMEARSFYDFHNTSRKVDYIQVDPADISDISVTPEQIQAHYEENKARYQSEPKRKAAFIRYSPRDYQDQVTITQEQITGYYEQHAEEFEIPEQVEASHILIQVDETADETAVETAKNQAMAVYERAVKGEDFAELAKETSQGPSKEDGGYLGKFDRNSMIPSFSEAAFAMQPGEISEPVKTRFGWHVIKVMDRFDAHTKSLDEVAEDIKTRLKQEEMQQLAYYRAEDAFDAVIDGDTLEQVGLMTQKEVRTTDAFDAQGNGLELDNPPGFARAAFEIQPQQISDIRQIGDDYFLIKVTETIEPVQLPLEAVTDQITQELENKFRVTAAETRAKELLEAAKTAGNLEKTALENNRTVSSTDWFTRNETVQEVGRSEAFINAAFQLTPENPLHPDVLQTDQGFFIIAYNDQKAPEENEAQENLADIKSQLLQAKQGQYFQAWINELKEKSDIEINSRLIDG, translated from the coding sequence ATGCTGCGTTATCTGCGGGAGAATTCAGGCAACTGGATTATCAAGATTTTTCTGGGTATCATCGTGGTGGTGTTTGTATTTCTGGGGGTGGGATCCATGAATTCCGGCCGGGACGATTCCGTGGCGTCGGTGAATGATACCCCCATCACGGTTGAAGAGTTTCAACTGGCCTACAAGAATCTGGTGGAACAGATGCGGAACCGCTTTCAGGACAACCTGACCGATGATCTGTTAAAGGCGTTGAATGTCAAGCAGCAGGCCCTGAATACCCTGATTGAAGAAAAACTGATGGCGGAACAGGCCGATGCCTTCGATATCCGGGTCACGGATTCTGAACTGCAGGAATCCATTCTGAACATGGAGGTGTTCCACAAAGACGGCCGGTTTGATATGGAATTGTATAAACGGCTGCTGGGGCTCAACTCTCTGACCCCTGAAATGTTTGAACAGCTCCAGCGTGCCCAGTTGAGAACCCAAAAACTTCAGGACATGATTGTGAGCGCCGTGTCTGTCTCAGATATGGAAGCACGCAGTTTTTATGACTTTCACAACACATCCAGGAAAGTGGATTACATTCAAGTGGATCCGGCTGACATTTCTGATATTTCCGTGACCCCGGAACAGATTCAGGCCCATTACGAAGAAAACAAGGCCAGATATCAATCAGAGCCCAAACGCAAAGCAGCCTTTATCCGATATTCTCCCCGGGATTATCAGGATCAGGTCACCATTACCCAAGAACAGATCACTGGGTATTATGAACAGCATGCGGAAGAATTTGAAATACCTGAACAGGTGGAAGCCAGTCATATTTTGATTCAAGTGGATGAAACCGCAGATGAAACTGCCGTGGAAACAGCGAAAAACCAGGCCATGGCCGTTTATGAGCGTGCTGTGAAAGGTGAAGATTTTGCTGAACTGGCAAAAGAAACCTCCCAGGGACCTTCCAAAGAAGACGGGGGATACCTGGGAAAATTTGACAGAAACAGCATGATCCCATCCTTTTCTGAGGCTGCATTTGCCATGCAGCCCGGGGAAATTTCCGAACCGGTGAAAACCCGGTTCGGCTGGCATGTGATCAAGGTGATGGACCGGTTTGACGCCCATACAAAATCTTTGGACGAAGTGGCCGAAGATATCAAAACCCGGCTTAAACAGGAAGAAATGCAGCAACTGGCCTATTACAGAGCGGAAGATGCGTTTGATGCAGTCATTGATGGAGACACCTTAGAACAGGTGGGATTGATGACTCAGAAAGAAGTCAGGACCACAGACGCGTTTGATGCACAAGGCAATGGACTGGAACTGGACAATCCCCCGGGTTTCGCCCGGGCCGCGTTTGAGATTCAGCCCCAGCAGATCAGTGATATCCGGCAGATCGGGGATGATTATTTTTTGATCAAGGTCACTGAAACCATTGAACCGGTCCAGCTGCCCCTGGAAGCGGTAACCGATCAGATCACACAAGAACTGGAAAACAAATTCCGTGTAACCGCAGCTGAAACCCGGGCCAAAGAGCTGCTTGAGGCGGCAAAAACCGCTGGAAACCTTGAAAAAACCGCCCTGGAAAATAATCGGACGGTGTCCAGCACCGACTGGTTTACCCGAAATGAGACTGTCCAGGAAGTCGGGCGATCCGAGGCGTTCATAAATGCCGCATTCCAACTGACGCCGGAAAATCCGCTGCACCCGGACGTGTTACAGACTGACCAGGGATTTTTTATCATTGCGTACAATGACCAGAAGGCTCCGGAAGAAAATGAGGCCCAGGAAAATCTGGCGGACATAAAATCCCAGCTGTTACAGGCAAAACAAGGACAGTACTTTCAGGCATGGATCAATGAACTTAAAGAAAAAAGCGATATTGAAATCAATTCACGGCTCATCGATGGATAA
- a CDS encoding regulatory protein RecX, whose translation MSLFDDTPDPQEEKLFQTALRYLAIRPRSVGEMTGYLAKKSQDPAHISTVIDRLKQYRYLNDEEFARIFIENRKRNQPKSKFALTRELRQKGIRSQIISDLLDSYDDMQMAVTALAARYQRWHHLDPETRQKKAFNYLRYRGFNYEAIRFAWEQVAKDADFSG comes from the coding sequence ATGTCCCTGTTTGACGACACGCCGGATCCCCAGGAAGAAAAGCTGTTTCAGACCGCGTTGCGCTATCTGGCCATCCGACCCCGCAGTGTCGGGGAAATGACCGGATATCTGGCAAAAAAAAGTCAGGATCCGGCACACATCTCTACTGTCATTGACCGGTTGAAGCAATACCGGTATCTGAATGATGAAGAATTCGCCCGGATCTTTATTGAAAACCGAAAAAGAAACCAACCCAAATCAAAGTTCGCGCTTACCCGGGAACTCAGACAAAAAGGCATCCGCTCCCAAATCATCAGCGATCTGCTTGACTCATATGATGATATGCAGATGGCGGTCACAGCGCTGGCCGCCAGATATCAAAGATGGCATCATCTGGACCCGGAAACCCGGCAAAAAAAAGCGTTTAATTATCTGCGTTACAGAGGTTTCAATTATGAAGCGATCCGGTTTGCCTGGGAACAGGTCGCCAAAGATGCGGATTTTAGCGGTTGA
- a CDS encoding AsmA-like C-terminal domain-containing protein codes for MVVRRICLYTAGVLTAAVLMAFLLLGPILNSPFVKPWIVNHIENQVNTEIDPDQVTFLLTPQPGIQVDGVKLPLTREIELSVDAVRLDLDLSALLKRKIEISGIFLKDLSIQTLPGENKTGLTFHAPLDFQFPKQQIQQVFALLPDSENQLQIHLENTSTQQFSALNGSLWISKTDETMQFDTQIKDLHVTKDWLARFFSAPDFLMDQLASETARLHVRLNPDTGISGDLSLDRFDIASHRLTPASISGSQVQMHFSYLPDQVSFHIDPTQLAYPSAQVAMAFSNSRTRNETALTFTGHHIDIAQAREATLALAPENQVVKPLFDILRKGTANDVSVGFHAASWNTLFDPRHLILEGDARNSQIQIPETLLMADDVEGKAQVSDGKLIIAAENGRIDHSMIHQGRLTIDLLHSSHVPFTGEFDLDVNLAEVPAVLIRLLPDSTLAREMARVKDLKGQADARLTLAVENDQPDLLVSVTTKPFSATGFYDRIPFPLTISQGMFVYENNQIRISGLSGNIGESLVTDVSAKVMLDETPLLDLTARGLDLDIQEIWPKLSLWKPVRSRMEPVTDMSGQLIVSRLHYKGPMFELNQGEFNIAGTGQDIRIGISSRPHEINQMSGAFDVSENAMDISDLSAKITGLDWLSDLVSPAYTAGIALPLWIKSGSVQMHDKQMSVSGKAELAPNIDFFVQLTGTGPGDLTPERMALENKPLTDAEILFTRHPEFTQIRFKGTLDTRTLDIVMDENTLLHQRLMSLTRGQPVEIVADPDDNLHISARFIQLDTLISLLGSASFSGTPFQFSRKNLHIQADQVAYQTFEFSHVTAIVTGKKQHPDIQLLTGDFCGADISGRMRLDLTSPDLQTKTDLKISASNQENVATLLSCFYPGIDLMNGGYALNANLAGTGSVKTLHTDLTGDISFESEKGQIHKMTLLSRLLSVLNILKLPDIRQEGFRYRSIQVNAQMKNGTIHLEKAVIDAENMALFFTGDIHPFENQLDLTCLVAPFKTIDTLVQFIPVVNTILSGRLVSFPAKATGAIDDPVITPLHPSAVGEGLINMFTSLLTSPIRLFERTP; via the coding sequence ATGGTAGTCAGACGAATTTGTCTATATACCGCTGGCGTACTGACGGCAGCGGTTCTGATGGCATTTCTTTTGCTGGGTCCGATTCTCAACTCGCCTTTTGTCAAGCCCTGGATCGTGAATCACATTGAAAACCAGGTCAACACTGAAATCGATCCGGATCAGGTGACTTTTCTGTTGACACCCCAGCCCGGGATTCAGGTTGACGGCGTGAAATTGCCCTTGACCCGGGAAATTGAATTGTCTGTGGATGCCGTTCGCCTGGATTTGGACCTGAGTGCGCTGTTGAAACGAAAAATAGAGATTTCCGGCATTTTTTTAAAGGACTTGAGTATCCAAACCCTGCCGGGTGAAAACAAAACCGGTTTGACATTTCATGCCCCCCTTGATTTTCAATTTCCCAAACAGCAGATCCAACAGGTATTCGCCCTGCTTCCGGACAGTGAAAACCAGTTACAGATTCATCTGGAAAATACAAGCACCCAGCAGTTTTCAGCACTCAATGGCAGTCTGTGGATTTCCAAAACCGATGAGACCATGCAGTTTGACACACAGATTAAAGACCTTCATGTGACAAAAGACTGGCTGGCCCGGTTTTTCTCAGCTCCGGATTTTCTGATGGATCAGCTGGCATCAGAAACCGCCCGCCTGCATGTCCGGCTGAATCCTGACACCGGAATATCCGGCGACCTTTCGCTGGACCGGTTTGACATCGCTTCACACCGGCTGACTCCTGCTTCCATCTCAGGCTCCCAGGTGCAGATGCATTTTTCCTATTTACCGGATCAGGTCTCTTTTCATATTGACCCCACCCAATTGGCATATCCGTCCGCACAGGTGGCCATGGCATTTTCAAACAGCCGGACCCGAAATGAAACCGCATTGACCTTCACAGGCCATCACATAGACATTGCCCAGGCCCGGGAAGCGACCCTGGCTTTGGCACCGGAGAATCAGGTGGTGAAACCGTTGTTTGACATATTACGAAAAGGTACGGCCAATGACGTTTCTGTGGGATTTCACGCAGCATCCTGGAATACGCTGTTTGATCCCCGGCATCTGATTCTGGAAGGAGACGCCCGAAATTCGCAGATACAAATACCGGAAACGCTTTTGATGGCCGATGATGTGGAGGGTAAAGCCCAGGTGTCGGACGGCAAGCTGATCATTGCGGCTGAAAACGGCCGCATTGATCACTCGATGATTCATCAGGGACGGCTGACCATTGATCTGTTGCATTCATCCCATGTGCCGTTTACCGGTGAATTTGATCTGGATGTGAACCTGGCTGAAGTGCCGGCTGTGTTGATCCGCCTGTTGCCGGATTCAACGCTGGCCAGGGAAATGGCCCGGGTGAAAGACCTGAAGGGACAGGCAGATGCCCGGTTGACCCTGGCCGTTGAAAACGATCAACCGGATCTGTTGGTTTCAGTGACCACAAAACCGTTTTCAGCGACCGGATTTTATGATCGGATTCCCTTTCCCCTGACGATTTCCCAAGGGATGTTTGTTTATGAAAATAACCAGATCCGGATCAGCGGATTGTCCGGAAATATCGGTGAAAGCCTTGTCACTGACGTGTCGGCCAAGGTCATGCTGGATGAAACCCCTTTGCTGGATCTGACTGCCAGGGGCCTGGACCTTGACATTCAGGAAATCTGGCCGAAACTGTCGTTATGGAAACCGGTCCGTTCCCGCATGGAACCGGTGACAGATATGTCCGGACAACTGATTGTCAGCCGCCTCCACTATAAAGGCCCGATGTTTGAATTAAATCAGGGTGAATTCAATATTGCGGGCACAGGTCAGGATATCCGGATCGGAATTTCTTCCAGACCCCATGAAATTAATCAGATGTCCGGTGCGTTTGACGTGTCTGAAAACGCAATGGACATTTCTGATCTGTCCGCGAAAATCACCGGCCTGGACTGGTTGTCCGACCTAGTTTCCCCGGCATATACGGCCGGTATCGCCCTGCCCTTGTGGATTAAATCCGGCAGCGTCCAGATGCATGACAAACAGATGTCCGTGTCCGGGAAAGCGGAACTGGCGCCGAACATTGATTTTTTTGTTCAATTGACCGGTACAGGGCCAGGTGATCTGACACCTGAGCGGATGGCGCTTGAAAATAAACCGTTGACCGATGCTGAAATTCTGTTCACCCGGCACCCGGAATTCACACAAATCCGGTTTAAAGGAACTCTGGATACCCGGACCCTGGATATCGTGATGGACGAAAATACGTTGCTGCACCAGCGTCTGATGTCTCTGACCCGGGGACAGCCGGTGGAAATCGTTGCAGATCCAGATGACAACCTGCACATCAGCGCTCGGTTTATTCAACTGGACACCTTGATATCACTTCTGGGAAGCGCTTCTTTCTCAGGCACCCCTTTTCAGTTCTCCCGAAAAAATCTGCATATCCAGGCGGATCAGGTGGCTTATCAAACATTTGAGTTTTCCCATGTGACGGCAATCGTCACAGGAAAAAAGCAACACCCAGACATTCAGTTGCTCACTGGGGATTTCTGTGGTGCTGATATTTCCGGCCGGATGCGCCTGGATCTGACATCACCTGATCTTCAAACGAAGACGGATTTAAAGATTAGCGCGTCAAACCAAGAGAATGTCGCCACCCTGCTCTCCTGTTTTTATCCGGGAATAGACCTGATGAATGGGGGATACGCTTTGAATGCCAATTTGGCCGGAACCGGATCCGTGAAAACCCTTCATACTGATCTCACCGGAGACATTTCATTTGAATCCGAAAAAGGGCAGATTCATAAAATGACATTGTTGTCCCGGCTGCTGTCAGTATTAAATATTTTGAAACTGCCGGATATCCGCCAGGAAGGGTTCCGGTATCGCAGTATTCAGGTGAACGCACAAATGAAAAACGGCACCATTCATCTGGAAAAAGCGGTGATTGATGCGGAAAACATGGCCCTTTTTTTTACAGGCGACATCCATCCGTTTGAAAACCAGCTGGATCTGACCTGTCTGGTGGCACCCTTTAAAACCATTGACACCCTTGTGCAATTCATTCCGGTAGTCAATACCATCCTGAGCGGCCGTCTGGTGTCATTTCCGGCAAAAGCCACCGGTGCCATCGATGATCCGGTCATAACACCTTTGCACCCTTCAGCCGTGGGAGAAGGATTGATCAATATGTTCACCTCTTTATTGACATCACCGATTCGATTGTTTGAAAGAACGCCCTGA
- a CDS encoding M16 family metallopeptidase: MNLKKKAILKSIHGSSMDKKRSLNRYLVQIGCLVWALLIGTGAWLTPAGHALPVAADQVIKDPAVVHGTLSNGFQYVLMKNTTPKDRVGVYLNIFAGSAHETSDEQGMAHYLEHMLFNGTEHFSPGELVTYFQSIGMDFGADVNASTSFFHTVYDLTLPNGDQAHLEDALKVLKDYAAGALLLEEEIDRERGIILAEKQERDSVSYRTFKSTFSFELPGSILPKRMPIGEEPVIETTDQKQLRQFYDRWYRPDNMVLIMVGDMDIQAAEKWITARFQSLEPRIPESLYAPKGIQWDSHEGIKPFYLFEPEAGNTQITIERIEYTDFAYETEDSLKLKMTRNLADNMLDHRLSRMIQEGSVDFSSASAYSGRFLNYINAAAVTAKCDAKHWDTSLAQLEKLLRQAFETGFTQKELDRVKADFLADLETSVRQADTRKTSNLARSLLTSVQTRNWFLSPVQAKDLLTPFVESLSVDQVNTAFQTSWNPDHRLVMVTGNADIASNSSESAEQAILNGFNDSARQKANLFQPELSTSFPYLPVPETPAAIQSIEKNVKDLEISRIDFDNQIRLNLKQTDFQKGRFLFKVVFGHGRSCEPAGKPGIAFISEQTVHKSGLGSMTLDQLNAALAGRDVTMEFTVEDTFFSLSGSADPGETELVFHLIRSLLTDPGFKQESLDLAKNQYRQMYEALKQTPDGIMRIKGDRFLAKGNPWFGMPHPDEVDRLTLTDIQSWLTPYFKQGGFEVSLVGDFDPAQVVSHARTLLGGFASPGNEDHCQNDLDPVQFPEGENLSLTLDTKIDKGVVRIAFLTDDYWDVNLSRALSLLSRVLSEHLRITIREKLGAAYSPYVYNHPSMVHDGYGVLQMVVPVSHESVDQVIQTLDEIIADIRANGISARETELALAPVLKQLEVLRETNAYWLNSVMAGSRQHPEKLDWAHTIVPEYSGLTHEEMTKLADTYLDLKKAARIRILPAQ, encoded by the coding sequence ATGAACTTAAAGAAAAAAGCGATATTGAAATCAATTCACGGCTCATCGATGGATAAAAAGCGCTCTCTGAACCGATATCTGGTACAGATCGGTTGTCTGGTATGGGCCTTGCTGATCGGAACGGGCGCCTGGCTTACCCCGGCCGGACATGCGCTGCCCGTGGCTGCCGATCAGGTGATCAAGGATCCGGCCGTGGTTCACGGTACCTTGTCCAATGGATTTCAATATGTTCTCATGAAAAACACCACCCCCAAAGACCGGGTGGGTGTTTATTTGAACATATTTGCCGGTTCCGCCCATGAAACATCGGATGAACAGGGGATGGCCCATTATCTGGAACACATGCTGTTCAACGGCACCGAGCATTTTTCTCCGGGAGAACTGGTGACTTATTTCCAGTCCATCGGTATGGATTTCGGTGCGGATGTGAATGCGAGCACCTCTTTTTTTCATACAGTCTATGATTTGACACTGCCCAACGGGGATCAGGCACATCTTGAGGATGCCCTGAAGGTGCTCAAAGATTATGCGGCCGGCGCACTGCTTCTGGAAGAGGAGATCGACCGGGAACGGGGAATCATCCTGGCGGAAAAACAGGAGCGGGACTCCGTGTCCTACCGGACCTTTAAATCCACTTTCTCGTTTGAACTGCCGGGATCCATTCTGCCAAAGCGCATGCCCATCGGTGAAGAACCGGTGATTGAAACCACGGATCAAAAACAGCTCAGACAGTTTTATGATCGATGGTACCGGCCGGATAACATGGTTTTGATCATGGTCGGGGATATGGATATCCAGGCGGCTGAAAAATGGATCACCGCCCGGTTTCAATCCCTTGAACCCCGGATCCCGGAAAGTCTGTATGCACCCAAAGGCATCCAATGGGACTCCCATGAGGGCATCAAACCGTTTTATCTGTTTGAGCCGGAAGCAGGTAACACACAGATTACAATTGAACGGATCGAATATACGGATTTTGCCTATGAAACCGAAGACAGTCTCAAGCTCAAGATGACCCGGAACCTGGCAGATAACATGCTGGATCATCGCCTGTCCCGCATGATTCAGGAAGGCAGCGTGGATTTTTCTTCGGCATCCGCATATTCCGGCCGGTTTCTCAATTATATAAACGCTGCGGCGGTCACTGCTAAATGTGATGCCAAACACTGGGATACCAGTCTGGCTCAACTGGAAAAATTACTGCGCCAGGCGTTTGAAACCGGGTTCACACAAAAAGAACTGGACCGGGTCAAAGCGGATTTCCTGGCTGACCTGGAAACATCCGTCCGGCAGGCTGACACCCGGAAGACATCAAACCTGGCAAGATCGCTGCTCACGTCTGTTCAAACCAGGAACTGGTTTTTATCCCCTGTCCAGGCAAAAGATCTGCTGACCCCGTTTGTGGAAAGTTTGTCTGTGGATCAGGTGAACACGGCATTTCAGACATCCTGGAATCCGGATCACCGCCTGGTGATGGTCACCGGGAACGCAGACATTGCATCAAATTCTTCCGAATCCGCTGAACAGGCTATTTTAAACGGATTCAATGACAGTGCCCGCCAAAAAGCGAATCTGTTTCAGCCGGAACTTTCCACCAGCTTTCCTTATCTTCCGGTTCCTGAAACACCGGCGGCCATTCAGAGTATAGAAAAAAATGTCAAAGATCTGGAGATTTCCCGGATCGATTTTGACAACCAGATCCGGCTGAATCTTAAGCAAACCGATTTTCAGAAAGGCCGGTTTCTGTTCAAAGTGGTGTTCGGGCACGGCAGGTCCTGTGAACCGGCGGGCAAGCCCGGTATCGCGTTTATCAGCGAACAGACCGTGCATAAAAGCGGTTTGGGAAGCATGACCCTGGATCAATTGAATGCGGCATTGGCCGGCCGGGACGTGACCATGGAATTTACCGTGGAGGACACCTTTTTTTCCCTGAGCGGGTCTGCGGACCCCGGTGAGACCGAACTGGTGTTTCACCTGATCCGCTCGTTACTGACGGATCCGGGTTTCAAACAGGAAAGTCTTGACCTGGCCAAAAATCAGTACCGCCAGATGTATGAAGCCCTTAAACAGACCCCGGACGGCATCATGCGCATTAAAGGGGACCGGTTTCTGGCCAAAGGAAATCCCTGGTTCGGCATGCCCCATCCGGATGAGGTGGATCGCCTGACCTTAACCGATATCCAGTCCTGGCTCACCCCATATTTCAAGCAGGGGGGATTTGAGGTCTCCCTGGTGGGGGATTTTGATCCAGCCCAGGTGGTTTCCCATGCCCGCACGCTGTTGGGAGGATTTGCCTCCCCGGGAAACGAAGATCATTGCCAAAATGATCTGGATCCGGTTCAATTTCCTGAAGGGGAAAATCTGTCTTTAACCCTGGATACCAAGATCGATAAAGGCGTGGTGCGGATCGCTTTTTTAACCGATGATTACTGGGATGTGAATTTATCCCGGGCATTGTCCCTGCTGTCCCGGGTTCTGTCTGAACATTTGAGAATAACCATCCGGGAAAAACTGGGGGCCGCGTATTCGCCGTATGTTTACAATCACCCGTCCATGGTTCATGATGGATATGGGGTGTTGCAGATGGTGGTACCGGTGTCCCATGAATCTGTGGATCAGGTGATACAGACCCTTGATGAAATTATTGCAGACATCCGTGCCAATGGAATTTCCGCCCGGGAGACTGAACTGGCTCTGGCCCCGGTTCTCAAACAACTGGAGGTGTTGCGGGAAACCAATGCCTACTGGCTGAATTCCGTGATGGCAGGGTCACGACAACACCCTGAAAAACTGGACTGGGCCCACACCATTGTTCCTGAATACAGCGGGTTGACCCACGAAGAGATGACAAAACTGGCCGATACCTATCTGGATCTGAAAAAAGCCGCACGGATCCGTATTCTTCCGGCTCAGTAA
- a CDS encoding acyl-[acyl-carrier-protein] thioesterase → MSFEPIFSQKMLVPYSVMGANNHVRMDRLLSVFQDAAGIHAHQMGVSGFDLAQNQLKWVISRYQIRVNQPLQWPGPYELRTWRFPWKNLYEIRQFEMLSPDGVPHIQALSVWVMVKAANTRPVRLSYHMPPELMTQTGTPPDLWANTFDFVRWDHEAQFPVRIHDLDLNQHVNNTTYATWALETLPMPWLFNHVPVTLVINFLKETFYPGTVSVKTCVSDHTDPVTTRHGIFDESGDETLAVLTLTWKPNPHVPV, encoded by the coding sequence ATGTCTTTTGAACCGATATTTTCCCAAAAAATGCTTGTACCCTATTCAGTGATGGGCGCCAACAACCATGTCCGCATGGATCGGCTGCTGTCTGTTTTTCAGGATGCAGCCGGTATTCATGCGCATCAGATGGGGGTCAGCGGATTTGATCTGGCACAAAACCAGTTGAAATGGGTGATTTCCCGGTACCAGATCCGGGTGAATCAGCCGCTGCAATGGCCGGGTCCCTATGAATTGAGAACCTGGCGGTTTCCCTGGAAAAACCTGTATGAAATCCGTCAGTTTGAAATGCTTTCTCCGGACGGTGTTCCTCACATCCAGGCATTGTCGGTCTGGGTCATGGTCAAAGCGGCAAACACCCGGCCGGTCAGGCTGTCTTATCATATGCCCCCGGAGTTGATGACCCAGACCGGCACACCGCCGGATCTATGGGCCAACACGTTTGATTTCGTCCGGTGGGATCATGAAGCGCAGTTTCCTGTCCGAATCCATGATCTGGACCTGAACCAGCATGTGAACAACACGACTTACGCAACCTGGGCGCTTGAAACCCTGCCCATGCCCTGGCTGTTTAATCATGTGCCGGTGACTCTGGTGATCAATTTTCTCAAAGAAACGTTCTACCCGGGAACGGTGTCGGTTAAAACCTGTGTATCAGATCACACAGACCCGGTGACAACCCGACACGGTATTTTTGATGAATCCGGCGATGAAACACTGGCTGTGCTTACTTTGACCTGGAAACCCAATCCCCATGTCCCTGTTTGA